The DNA sequence CAATTAATGCATTCGATGGCTTTTTCTAAATTCTCAATTTTATGTGTCGTTAGTAACTTCCAAGAAATCCCAACTTCATTGGTCGGAATCGTTGATGGATTTTCAGTTGCTTCAATTACATAAATTTCAATATTTTTTTGAGAAACGTTTAATCTGGTTGGTGCACAAATTTTAGCTTTTGTAAATTTCACATCTATTAAAGCTGTTCGTTTTTTTCGATTCTTTTGTCCGGTAATCTCAACTTCCACACTTCCTGCAACAATAGTGTTATCAAGTAAATTGTAGAGCTTTTTATGTTCTCCAACTATGTTTCTATCACATCTAGAGCGAATTAGCAGATTGGTTCTTTCATCGGGAACCCGATCAAAGTCTTCATAAATATCATTCTCGCGATCTCCAATAATAGTAACTTTAACATTCTCAGGGAGTAATTCTTTTGTTTCAATAGAGGACTTAATCCATCGATAGGATTCCTTTTCTTCAATATCTATCTGGTTGTACTTTCGTTCTTTTTTATCTGGTTGTCCCCAAGTACGATTATAAATCTGAACTGATGAAAAACCAATTAGCGAGTTTAAAATCGGGTTTACAATAAGCATTGGGTGACAAAAAGCCAGCAATCTTAGATGAACCTGTTGGTCCAATGTCAGGATCATCAGGTCCTAATTTAGA is a window from the Kaistella flava (ex Peng et al. 2021) genome containing:
- a CDS encoding IS4 family transposase translates to MLIVNPILNSLIGFSSVQIYNRTWGQPDKKERKYNQIDIEEKESYRWIKSSIETKELLPENVKVTIIGDRENDIYEDFDRVPDERTNLLIRSRCDRNIVGEHKKLYNLLDNTIVAGSVEVEITGQKNRKKRTALIDVKFTKAKICAPTRLNVSQKNIEIYVIEATENPSTIPTNEVGISWKLLTTHKIENLEKAIECINWYKKRWLIEELFRVIKTKGFEIESSQLGDGFKLKKLLAMTLEVALQVMRLKLSLNEVNQKQDNLFNSNEIKFLEKVNRKIEGQTQKQKNPYNEQTLAWITWIIARIGGWTGYKSQGPPGYITIKNGLDRYHQQYEGFLMFSDD